Proteins from a single region of Streptomyces spectabilis:
- a CDS encoding RICIN domain-containing protein, with the protein MYYDVTTKVTPVITDFQSITIAEGSTTQQTVSLKQENSVTTTVDRQTEITASAAALFAKVEAKVRFSVSKTTSSTKTHQITNTWNFNRAGQYALYRGTRKVEGEYVKYVCAQTGQTTGVWVNAVRDAAHGTPYRRHLRPTATPSTQTEESRVSHMIRRAPRSARRRLRYALGTAAAALVTLLPTAPPASTASGTNWGGWICEPGYYRINTPGGMAVDISQGPDNPGAIVQHRYWGGHNQQWRACRWPSPTHSTDWVFRSPLTGQCITMVGYKPDDGQAFQQGDCGDYIGTNQKFWLDHHPANGPFAMQVLHSGAWVSIQKDEFAQERALLVQYSDKAMMFSLQGA; encoded by the coding sequence GCAGGAAAACTCAGTGACCACCACTGTCGACCGGCAGACCGAGATCACCGCATCGGCTGCCGCCCTGTTCGCCAAGGTCGAGGCCAAGGTCCGCTTCTCCGTCTCCAAGACCACCTCGTCGACGAAGACCCATCAGATCACCAACACCTGGAACTTCAACCGCGCGGGGCAGTACGCCCTCTACCGCGGCACCCGCAAGGTCGAGGGTGAGTACGTGAAGTACGTCTGCGCCCAGACCGGGCAGACCACCGGCGTATGGGTCAACGCCGTCCGCGACGCAGCCCACGGCACCCCGTACCGCCGCCATCTCCGTCCGACCGCGACCCCCAGCACACAGACCGAGGAGAGCCGAGTGAGCCACATGATCCGACGCGCACCGCGCAGCGCCCGCCGCCGACTGCGCTACGCCCTGGGCACCGCGGCGGCAGCGCTCGTGACGCTGCTCCCCACCGCGCCCCCCGCGTCCACCGCGTCCGGCACCAACTGGGGCGGGTGGATCTGCGAGCCCGGCTATTACCGCATCAACACGCCGGGGGGAATGGCCGTCGACATCTCCCAGGGGCCCGACAACCCCGGAGCCATCGTCCAGCACCGCTATTGGGGAGGTCACAACCAGCAGTGGCGGGCATGCAGATGGCCGAGCCCGACACACAGCACGGACTGGGTGTTCAGATCGCCGCTCACCGGCCAGTGCATCACGATGGTCGGCTACAAGCCCGACGACGGCCAGGCGTTCCAGCAGGGTGACTGCGGCGACTACATCGGCACCAACCAGAAGTTCTGGCTCGACCACCACCCCGCCAACGGCCCCTTCGCGATGCAGGTCCTGCACTCTGGAGCCTGGGTGTCGATCCAGAAGGACGAGTTCGCCCAAGAACGCGCGCTCCTCGTGCAGTACTCCGACAAGGCGATGATGTTCTCTCTGCAAGGAGCCTGA
- a CDS encoding lipase family protein produces the protein MSAATMLLATGCGGHQGPGSQTAQAAHQRPVERGSVISATSVADLTAQEVESRLKKAGIETAQVRYGVQAHRIIYRTVTAKGKPTTASELVAMPKNGPRELRAVSWLHGTQVYRGDVASVNDESTDRATALLFASTGRAVSAPDYLGLGKGPGSHPYGHPRATVTASVDALRATREFARRDGHTLARSVLISGFSQGGPAAMMVGRALQQGHDPSFRVGALAPIAGPFDLSGFEAGAADDDLNRSPLYLAYFATAWNRMYGLYDTPSQAFRAPYDKKVETLFDGNHTGGEIAAALPRTSKELFTADFLDKVRKPTGKLRRQLHALDTTCDWRPEAPVHLFHAKGDKDVSFANSQHCRRQLIANGVHPKLSDEGNVDHNTTVIKALPEVIRGFDATR, from the coding sequence ATGAGCGCCGCGACCATGCTGCTGGCGACAGGTTGCGGCGGCCATCAGGGACCCGGCTCGCAGACCGCCCAGGCCGCGCACCAGCGGCCCGTGGAACGCGGTTCTGTCATATCTGCGACCTCCGTGGCCGACCTGACCGCACAGGAGGTCGAGTCCCGCCTCAAGAAAGCCGGCATCGAGACCGCACAGGTCCGTTACGGCGTCCAAGCCCACCGCATCATCTACCGCACCGTCACCGCCAAGGGAAAACCCACCACCGCCAGCGAGCTGGTGGCGATGCCCAAGAACGGCCCACGCGAGCTTCGGGCTGTGTCCTGGCTGCACGGGACCCAGGTGTACCGAGGTGACGTGGCCTCGGTGAACGACGAGTCGACCGACCGGGCCACGGCATTGCTGTTCGCATCCACCGGCCGCGCCGTGTCCGCCCCCGACTATCTCGGCCTGGGCAAGGGCCCCGGATCCCATCCGTACGGGCATCCGAGGGCAACCGTCACCGCGTCGGTGGACGCGTTGCGGGCGACACGGGAGTTCGCCCGGCGGGACGGCCATACCCTCGCACGATCCGTACTCATCAGCGGGTTCTCTCAGGGCGGACCCGCCGCGATGATGGTCGGACGGGCCCTCCAACAGGGGCACGACCCGTCCTTCCGCGTGGGCGCCCTCGCCCCGATCGCCGGCCCGTTCGACCTGAGCGGCTTCGAGGCCGGCGCGGCAGACGACGACCTCAACCGCTCACCGCTCTACCTCGCCTATTTCGCGACCGCGTGGAACCGGATGTACGGCTTGTACGACACACCGAGCCAGGCGTTCCGAGCCCCGTACGACAAGAAGGTCGAGACGCTCTTCGACGGCAACCACACAGGGGGAGAGATCGCAGCCGCACTGCCGAGGACCTCGAAAGAACTGTTCACCGCGGACTTCCTCGACAAGGTGCGCAAGCCCACGGGGAAACTGCGGCGACAACTGCACGCCCTGGACACCACCTGTGACTGGCGGCCCGAAGCCCCGGTGCACCTCTTCCACGCCAAGGGCGACAAGGACGTCTCCTTCGCGAACTCCCAGCACTGCCGACGGCAGTTGATCGCCAACGGGGTTCATCCCAAGCTCAGCGACGAAGGAAACGTTGACCACAACACGACAGTCATCAAGGCGCTGCCGGAAGTGATACGCGGGTTCGACGCCACCCGGTGA
- a CDS encoding helix-turn-helix domain-containing protein, which yields MVQHSASVSLRCPLVRTRDTEEEKGAIDSGIYTRTRRGAEVADATRAAPGAGERPGELVRQTRQARRMTLAQLGEKTGYSAAQVSRYERGIASMNDVDVRRNFADALELPHGVFGLLAPAPGPDIRHGQAIEATTALPRLPAPRVGRPGQEDSDDQVRRRKSLANLALTAAAAATTPLVPGRAAAAREALLGDALLAELRDAVLGLGHPVAVPSAQVLERDLARARTDFDACHHTGLSVASPADPGRPRSHRGHRQRCGCALRAPCPELPHDHPHAGEAR from the coding sequence ATGGTGCAGCACAGCGCATCCGTCTCACTTCGGTGTCCCTTGGTCCGGACAAGGGACACCGAAGAGGAGAAAGGGGCAATCGATTCGGGAATCTACACCCGGACGAGACGGGGTGCAGAGGTGGCAGATGCAACGCGCGCGGCCCCTGGCGCTGGGGAAAGGCCCGGGGAGTTGGTACGCCAGACCCGTCAGGCGCGGAGGATGACTCTGGCCCAGCTCGGGGAGAAAACCGGGTACTCGGCCGCCCAGGTCTCCCGCTACGAGCGGGGCATCGCTTCCATGAACGACGTGGACGTGCGGCGCAACTTTGCGGACGCCCTCGAGCTACCCCACGGGGTGTTCGGTCTCCTCGCGCCCGCACCTGGGCCGGACATCCGACACGGTCAGGCGATCGAAGCGACCACCGCCTTGCCCCGGCTGCCCGCTCCTAGGGTGGGTAGACCCGGACAGGAGGACAGTGATGATCAGGTGCGGCGAAGGAAGTCGCTCGCGAACCTGGCGCTGACGGCTGCCGCAGCGGCCACCACTCCGCTCGTCCCCGGCCGTGCGGCCGCCGCACGGGAGGCCCTGCTGGGGGACGCCCTGCTCGCCGAACTGCGCGACGCCGTGCTGGGCCTGGGCCATCCTGTGGCCGTGCCGTCCGCCCAGGTCCTGGAGAGGGACCTCGCCCGTGCTCGCACCGACTTCGATGCCTGCCACCACACGGGGCTCTCCGTGGCTTCCCCGGCTGATCCGGGCCGGCCACGCTCTCACCGCGGGCACCGGCAGCGATGCGGATGCGCACTGCGAGCGCCTTGCCCAGAACTACCTCATGACCACCCGCATGCCGGTGAAGCTAGATGA
- a CDS encoding S26 family signal peptidase codes for MPGDPLPADVPCSKPGTLVPSGHVVVLGDNQPLSTNSRHHGPVPSSWVVGRAVRKASLPEMRTFQPRDAPHEPADISDPPVRGQPLGGVVHQPFQHHAPSVAQGGGCDLVRSVVHLVGSCLLGVDGVVTQMSGTAGWRAWISFHTVWWR; via the coding sequence TTGCCAGGCGATCCCCTGCCTGCGGACGTTCCGTGCAGCAAGCCGGGCACACTGGTGCCTTCCGGTCACGTGGTCGTCCTGGGCGACAATCAGCCCCTGAGTACGAACTCCCGGCATCACGGCCCGGTGCCGTCGTCATGGGTCGTCGGCAGGGCAGTGCGCAAGGCGAGCCTGCCCGAGATGAGGACGTTCCAGCCTCGGGACGCACCGCACGAGCCCGCTGACATCAGTGATCCCCCGGTACGGGGCCAGCCTCTGGGCGGCGTGGTGCACCAGCCCTTCCAGCATCATGCGCCCTCCGTAGCTCAAGGTGGCGGATGTGACCTGGTGCGCAGTGTGGTGCACCTGGTGGGATCGTGCCTGTTGGGGGTGGACGGGGTGGTCACACAGATGTCCGGTACGGCCGGGTGGCGGGCGTGGATCTCCTTCCACACGGTCTGGTGGCGCTGA
- a CDS encoding NAD(P)H-binding protein, with translation MTQPRILVTGATGKVGGAVVAQLHAAGVPVRALVRGDADFPEGVQAVRGDLGDPASLDAALEGVDAVFLVWPFLSAEGASDVIDVIGKHARRVVYLSSAGVGGESEKPGEAITMFHTELERLVEASGLQWTALRPTGFAGNTLGWAQEVRATNAVRAPLAQLARPLIHEADMAAVAVQALTSDALLGARPVITGPELITQERQVALIGEAIGRPVRFEEITLNEAIEQMKAAGYPAELVEAVLPAQAEMLENPEPVNDEVERITGTPARSFREWAADHAADFR, from the coding sequence ATGACACAGCCCAGGATCCTGGTGACCGGCGCGACCGGAAAGGTCGGCGGCGCGGTGGTGGCCCAGCTGCACGCAGCGGGGGTGCCCGTGCGGGCGCTGGTGAGAGGGGATGCGGACTTCCCGGAGGGGGTACAGGCGGTACGCGGCGATCTCGGTGACCCGGCGTCACTGGACGCCGCTCTGGAGGGTGTCGATGCGGTCTTCCTGGTGTGGCCGTTCCTGAGCGCCGAGGGCGCCTCGGACGTGATCGACGTGATCGGGAAGCATGCCCGGCGGGTGGTGTACCTGTCGTCCGCCGGGGTCGGCGGCGAGAGCGAGAAGCCGGGCGAGGCGATCACCATGTTCCACACGGAGCTGGAGCGGCTGGTCGAGGCATCGGGCCTTCAGTGGACGGCGTTGCGGCCCACCGGGTTCGCGGGCAACACGCTGGGATGGGCGCAGGAGGTCCGCGCTACCAATGCGGTACGGGCGCCGCTGGCGCAGCTGGCCCGGCCGCTGATTCACGAGGCGGACATGGCGGCGGTCGCCGTCCAGGCCCTCACTAGCGACGCTCTGCTGGGTGCCCGCCCGGTGATCACCGGCCCCGAACTGATCACCCAGGAACGGCAGGTAGCGCTGATCGGCGAGGCGATCGGGCGGCCGGTCCGGTTCGAGGAGATCACTTTGAACGAGGCCATCGAGCAGATGAAGGCCGCCGGCTACCCCGCAGAGCTGGTGGAGGCCGTGCTGCCGGCCCAGGCGGAGATGCTCGAGAATCCGGAGCCGGTCAACGACGAGGTGGAGCGCATCACGGGCACCCCCGCACGATCCTTCCGGGAGTGGGCGGCGGACCACGCGGCGGACTTCCGCTGA
- a CDS encoding NACHT domain-containing protein encodes MYPLLFVLGAAGALAVAWSFGLSLAETAVTVLLGLAPGFLAWEAFRGTVPPVDLDGVARKLAVAVKNQWEDEAKVRRVNDPYPLPVAWRPADDDLAEPWPLLTDLARAWPGGPPGDPDKWPQDAVGLAGLDGQIGEVFTDRVPTRRLVILGEPGAGKSVLLIRLLQDLIERRTDGDPVPVLFSLASWNPSQPLKTWLAEELRRAHPGLRAPAPPPVTTTATNGPGDLAQALLDAGRIQLLLDGFDELPPALHLEALDALNRALPAKQPLVLASRTAPYRAALTRPEATVRLNGAAAIRLLPLAPESAATYLRRDAGGPYAPAARRWDAVIARLGTDAPVGQALTTPLGLFLARSIYTPRPQSAPESAAVPHPDQLCDTSAFPDRTAVDTHLFDAFVPAAYAPDHPRPLRWKAEQTHRTLVFLARFLQTHRGGSPDLVWWELHRVLPTYTYNVGVGIALGLAPVLISGAHTVMGGLMGMLGLASGLILAGQGCAPSTRLRWSPRKSVVGLVFGLAGLAGGLVRGLERGHGLEPTVMLVVGLTVMLVAVLAFGLKTEQPDLASTTAPGALLSSDRRTFTLGLAVAVAGLLAVALAVALTPGVGLSLGRFGIGHGIALAGWLGLWLSHTAWGHFVMARAYLAARGKVPWDLMEFLQDAHERGVLRQVGSVYQFRHIDLQRHLAQ; translated from the coding sequence GTGTATCCGCTGCTGTTCGTGCTGGGGGCGGCCGGGGCGTTGGCTGTGGCCTGGTCTTTCGGCCTGAGTCTGGCCGAAACCGCGGTGACGGTGCTGCTGGGCCTGGCGCCGGGCTTCTTGGCCTGGGAGGCGTTCCGGGGCACGGTGCCCCCCGTGGATCTGGATGGGGTCGCCAGGAAGCTGGCTGTGGCGGTCAAGAACCAGTGGGAGGACGAGGCGAAGGTGCGCCGGGTCAACGATCCCTATCCGCTGCCGGTCGCCTGGCGGCCCGCGGACGACGACCTGGCCGAGCCCTGGCCGCTGCTGACCGACTTGGCCCGCGCCTGGCCCGGCGGGCCGCCCGGCGATCCCGACAAGTGGCCTCAGGACGCGGTCGGACTGGCCGGCCTGGATGGCCAGATCGGGGAGGTGTTCACCGACCGCGTGCCCACTCGGCGCCTGGTGATCCTGGGTGAGCCCGGCGCGGGCAAGAGTGTGCTGCTGATCCGGCTCCTGCAGGACCTGATCGAACGCCGCACCGACGGTGACCCGGTGCCCGTGCTGTTCTCGCTGGCCTCCTGGAATCCCAGCCAGCCGTTGAAGACATGGCTGGCTGAGGAGCTGCGCCGCGCCCACCCCGGCCTACGCGCCCCGGCCCCGCCCCCGGTCACCACCACGGCCACGAACGGTCCCGGTGACCTGGCCCAGGCACTGTTGGACGCGGGCCGCATCCAGCTCCTGCTCGACGGGTTCGATGAACTACCGCCCGCTTTGCACCTGGAGGCGCTCGACGCCCTCAACCGTGCGCTGCCAGCAAAGCAGCCCCTGGTCCTGGCCAGCCGCACCGCCCCTTACCGGGCCGCTCTCACCCGGCCGGAAGCCACGGTGCGCCTCAACGGCGCCGCCGCCATCCGCCTCCTCCCCCTCGCTCCGGAGTCCGCGGCCACCTATCTGCGCCGGGATGCCGGGGGGCCGTACGCCCCCGCCGCCCGCCGCTGGGATGCCGTGATCGCCCGCCTGGGCACTGACGCCCCGGTCGGCCAGGCGCTGACCACACCGCTGGGGCTGTTCCTGGCCCGCAGCATCTACACTCCTCGACCCCAGTCCGCGCCCGAATCCGCTGCCGTCCCGCATCCGGACCAGCTGTGTGACACCTCGGCCTTCCCTGACCGCACCGCCGTGGACACCCACCTCTTCGACGCCTTCGTTCCCGCTGCCTACGCCCCCGACCACCCGCGCCCGCTCCGCTGGAAGGCCGAACAAACCCATCGCACTCTGGTCTTCCTCGCGCGATTCCTGCAGACCCACCGCGGCGGCAGCCCTGACCTGGTCTGGTGGGAACTCCACCGCGTCCTCCCCACGTACACCTACAACGTCGGCGTCGGCATCGCGCTCGGTCTCGCGCCGGTGCTGATTTCGGGCGCGCACACGGTCATGGGCGGGCTGATGGGCATGCTCGGGCTCGCATCCGGGCTCATCCTGGCCGGGCAAGGGTGCGCCCCGAGTACACGGCTGCGCTGGTCACCCCGCAAGTCCGTGGTCGGGCTCGTATTCGGGCTCGCGGGCCTCGCGGGCGGGCTCGTACGCGGGCTCGAGCGCGGGCACGGACTCGAGCCCACAGTCATGCTCGTGGTCGGGCTTACCGTCATGCTCGTGGCTGTACTCGCGTTCGGGCTGAAGACGGAGCAGCCCGATCTGGCCTCCACCACCGCGCCAGGCGCACTGCTTTCCTCAGATCGCCGTACCTTCACCCTCGGGCTCGCGGTCGCGGTCGCAGGCCTGCTCGCGGTCGCGCTCGCAGTCGCGCTTACGCCCGGGGTCGGGTTGTCCCTGGGCCGGTTCGGGATCGGGCACGGCATCGCGCTTGCGGGCTGGCTCGGGCTCTGGCTCAGCCACACAGCGTGGGGTCACTTTGTGATGGCCAGGGCATATCTGGCGGCTCGCGGCAAAGTCCCATGGGATCTGATGGAGTTCCTTCAGGACGCCCACGAGCGCGGCGTGCTTCGGCAGGTCGGTTCGGTGTACCAGTTCCGGCACATCGATCTGCAACGCCACCTCGCTCAGTAA
- a CDS encoding recombinase family protein, whose product MLIPQLRAELEVRAPTDRGPGHRWERGSRRARGHQEAHESGYHRCRTAQQELQSQLDALEEAGCDPVFSEKASTRVKVRPEFVKAMEFARTVKKAVPDDRLRRAATAALRQARPQPTPASAPSANCRVIMPSSRSSGSA is encoded by the coding sequence ATGCTCATCCCCCAACTCCGCGCCGAGCTCGAAGTCCGCGCCCCCACCGACCGCGGCCCCGGCCACAGGTGGGAGAGAGGCTCCCGCCGTGCCCGAGGCCACCAGGAAGCCCACGAGAGTGGGTACCACCGTTGCCGTACCGCTCAGCAGGAGCTCCAGAGCCAGCTCGACGCCCTCGAAGAGGCGGGCTGTGATCCGGTCTTCTCCGAGAAGGCCAGCACCCGTGTCAAGGTCCGGCCCGAATTCGTCAAGGCCATGGAGTTCGCCCGCACCGTCAAGAAGGCCGTCCCCGACGACCGACTGCGCCGCGCCGCAACGGCTGCACTGCGGCAAGCTCGGCCGCAGCCCACCCCGGCGTCGGCCCCGTCAGCCAACTGCCGCGTCATCATGCCGAGCAGCCGCAGCTCGGGGTCCGCGTAA
- a CDS encoding FAD-dependent monooxygenase translates to MNRNVLISGASIAGPALAYWLGGHGFQPTVVELAPALRQGGQAVDFRGEAHLTVLERMGLLPELRRIQTGGSPMRFVDERGRTLLDLPAEFAGGEIEVLRGDLARVLYEHSAPCTEYLFGDSIVSLTETSSGVRADFQSGISRDFDLVIGADGLHSNVRRLAFGPEQEYVSHLGYYAATWQLPNNLGVGKGSVGYNVPGRLASVGADHRDPARAGAFFVFASPELSYDRHDPAQQKRLIDNAFSGLGWEVPRLLASLHQAPDLYFDSISRADVDTWSTGRVCLVGDAACGATIGGMGTGTAVVAAYVLAGELARAQGDHRAAFARYESRLRTYAQGCQAGGDRTGKFLAPATATGIRLRNTLLSRRLFLNGMLKLGEKVSSTVALPDYPADTSRVSW, encoded by the coding sequence GTGAACAGGAACGTCCTCATCTCCGGCGCGAGCATCGCCGGTCCGGCCCTGGCCTACTGGCTGGGAGGCCATGGCTTCCAGCCCACCGTCGTCGAACTGGCCCCGGCCCTGCGCCAGGGCGGTCAGGCCGTCGACTTCCGTGGCGAAGCGCACCTGACCGTGCTGGAACGCATGGGCCTGCTCCCCGAACTGCGCCGTATCCAGACCGGCGGCAGCCCGATGCGCTTTGTTGATGAACGCGGCCGCACCCTGCTGGACCTGCCGGCCGAGTTCGCCGGCGGTGAGATAGAGGTGCTCCGCGGAGACCTGGCCCGCGTGCTCTACGAGCACAGCGCCCCCTGCACCGAGTACCTCTTCGGCGACTCGATCGTCAGCCTCACCGAGACCTCCTCCGGCGTGCGGGCCGACTTCCAAAGCGGAATCTCACGCGACTTCGACCTGGTCATCGGAGCGGACGGGCTGCACTCCAACGTCCGTCGCCTCGCCTTCGGACCGGAGCAGGAGTACGTGAGCCACCTCGGCTACTACGCCGCCACCTGGCAGCTGCCCAACAACCTGGGAGTGGGAAAGGGCTCCGTCGGGTACAACGTGCCGGGGCGGCTGGCCTCTGTCGGCGCTGACCACCGGGATCCGGCACGGGCAGGGGCATTCTTCGTCTTCGCCTCGCCGGAGCTGTCGTATGACCGCCACGACCCCGCACAGCAGAAGCGTCTGATCGACAACGCGTTCTCCGGCCTCGGCTGGGAGGTGCCCCGCCTGCTCGCCTCGCTGCACCAGGCCCCCGACCTGTACTTTGACTCGATCAGCCGGGCGGACGTGGACACCTGGTCCACAGGGCGCGTGTGCCTCGTCGGCGACGCCGCTTGCGGGGCCACCATCGGCGGCATGGGCACGGGAACCGCGGTGGTCGCCGCGTACGTCCTGGCGGGCGAACTCGCGCGAGCCCAGGGCGATCACCGGGCGGCCTTCGCCCGCTACGAGAGCAGGCTCCGCACGTACGCCCAGGGCTGCCAGGCAGGCGGCGACCGCACCGGGAAGTTCCTCGCCCCCGCCACCGCCACCGGCATACGTCTCCGCAACACCCTGCTGTCCCGGCGCCTGTTCCTGAACGGCATGCTCAAGCTGGGCGAGAAAGTCAGCAGCACCGTGGCCCTGCCCGACTATCCAGCCGACACCAGCCGCGTCAGCTGGTGA
- a CDS encoding TetR/AcrR family transcriptional regulator, which translates to MGGEHAEVVRLLWGPHPKPARGPRPTLDLDRIAQAGIEIADSEGLAVVSMQRVAARLGVTKMALYRYVPGKAELVALMVDAAIGPYPAAKARRGGWREQLEEWARQLLTVFRQHSWALDATVGPRIMGPGELSWLERAVSALDGTGLSGAERMDAAVLLVGHVRGITQQARAAGPAGNPEAQLGTILGDLMQAHGERFPALAAALDSATQSDGQDQAWDFGLQRILDGLAALIDQRAR; encoded by the coding sequence ATGGGTGGCGAGCACGCCGAGGTGGTGCGGCTGCTGTGGGGGCCACACCCCAAGCCCGCCCGCGGACCCAGGCCGACCCTCGACCTGGACCGCATCGCGCAGGCCGGGATCGAGATCGCCGACTCGGAGGGGTTGGCCGTTGTCTCCATGCAGCGGGTCGCCGCGCGACTGGGCGTGACCAAGATGGCGCTGTACCGGTACGTGCCCGGCAAAGCCGAGCTGGTCGCTCTGATGGTGGATGCCGCGATCGGCCCCTACCCGGCAGCGAAGGCACGGCGTGGTGGCTGGCGTGAGCAACTGGAGGAATGGGCCCGGCAGCTACTCACTGTCTTTCGTCAGCACTCCTGGGCGCTGGACGCCACCGTCGGGCCGCGGATCATGGGGCCTGGAGAGCTGTCCTGGCTGGAGCGTGCCGTATCCGCCCTGGACGGCACCGGATTGAGCGGAGCCGAGCGGATGGACGCGGCTGTCCTGCTGGTCGGTCACGTACGCGGCATCACCCAGCAGGCCCGCGCGGCAGGCCCCGCAGGCAACCCCGAAGCCCAACTGGGCACCATCCTCGGCGATCTGATGCAGGCGCACGGCGAGCGTTTCCCCGCGCTCGCTGCGGCCCTCGATTCAGCCACCCAGTCCGACGGGCAAGATCAGGCATGGGATTTCGGCCTGCAGCGGATCCTGGACGGCTTGGCCGCACTCATCGACCAGCGCGCACGTTGA
- a CDS encoding CPBP family intramembrane glutamic endopeptidase, whose translation MPNHPAAQEPPTRPADAPWENWPPKQLDLTTSPKPGPTPAPSGSPYHVQGRNGRATRRDWWGELLLVVGLIVVTVLGVYVIGMILAAALHAGPAAADSDQVFSSPLADMALQLAALAAAIPAVLVGVRRFGRRPAGTVSSVTGGLRWSWLLRCVLVALPVMIVQFGLLLVWTGDEDGAMSSGQGFPGWPMLLLSLVVLWTLIPFQAAAEEYVFRGWLPQLTGRVTRSPWPGVVLASLLFALAHGFGEPTGFALLFYSAMWWGWLVIRTGGLEAVIALHTANNALAIGLAAALGELADDSTAADAPWQALVLEVVFTPLYCLTMARLADRHALASRTP comes from the coding sequence ATGCCCAACCACCCTGCCGCGCAAGAGCCGCCCACCCGCCCCGCCGACGCTCCGTGGGAGAACTGGCCGCCGAAGCAGCTGGATCTCACCACCAGTCCGAAGCCCGGCCCCACCCCCGCCCCGTCCGGCTCGCCCTACCACGTACAGGGCAGGAACGGCCGGGCCACCAGACGTGACTGGTGGGGAGAGCTCCTGCTGGTCGTGGGCCTGATCGTGGTGACCGTTCTCGGCGTCTACGTGATCGGCATGATCCTCGCGGCCGCACTACACGCCGGTCCGGCCGCAGCCGACAGCGACCAGGTCTTCTCCTCCCCACTCGCCGACATGGCCCTGCAACTGGCCGCACTGGCAGCGGCCATCCCTGCCGTCCTCGTGGGCGTACGCCGCTTCGGCCGCCGTCCGGCCGGCACCGTCTCCTCCGTCACCGGCGGCCTGCGCTGGAGCTGGCTCCTGCGCTGCGTCTTGGTGGCCCTTCCCGTGATGATCGTGCAGTTCGGGCTGCTGCTGGTGTGGACGGGGGATGAGGACGGCGCCATGTCATCGGGGCAGGGCTTTCCCGGCTGGCCGATGTTGCTGCTGAGCCTTGTGGTGCTGTGGACGCTGATCCCGTTCCAGGCCGCCGCCGAGGAGTATGTGTTCCGCGGCTGGCTCCCCCAGCTCACAGGACGCGTCACTCGATCTCCGTGGCCTGGTGTCGTCCTCGCGTCGTTGCTCTTCGCCCTGGCCCACGGCTTCGGCGAGCCCACCGGCTTCGCCCTGCTGTTCTACTCCGCGATGTGGTGGGGCTGGCTGGTCATCCGCACCGGCGGCCTGGAGGCCGTGATCGCCCTGCACACCGCCAACAACGCCCTGGCCATCGGCCTGGCCGCCGCCCTCGGCGAGCTCGCCGACGACAGCACCGCAGCCGACGCCCCTTGGCAGGCCCTCGTACTCGAAGTGGTCTTCACCCCGCTGTACTGCCTGACCATGGCACGCCTCGCCGACCGGCACGCACTCGCCTCCCGGACCCCGTAA
- a CDS encoding class I SAM-dependent DNA methyltransferase translates to MDADDWLAETRTSYDTVAASYAELTRHLLDETPEERVALALFADVVRARGGGLVADVGCGTGRITGHLRNLGLDAFGIDLSPGMIDVARREHPGVRFDLGSMTDLALADASVTGLVAWYSLIHIPDDEIKSVLAHFRRVLRPGGPLLLTFHVGDDSQLKTEGYGGHPMKVYVHRRQPDQTMEWLNEAGFAVERHRTLASAESKLGGIILARRQP, encoded by the coding sequence GTGGATGCAGATGACTGGTTGGCGGAAACGCGGACGTCTTATGACACCGTCGCTGCCAGCTACGCAGAGCTGACACGTCACCTCTTGGACGAAACACCCGAGGAACGCGTGGCCTTGGCCCTGTTTGCCGACGTGGTACGTGCCCGAGGCGGCGGGCTGGTCGCGGACGTGGGGTGCGGGACAGGAAGGATCACAGGCCACCTGCGGAACCTTGGCCTGGACGCGTTCGGCATCGATCTGTCGCCAGGCATGATCGATGTGGCCCGTCGTGAACACCCCGGTGTTCGGTTCGATCTCGGTTCCATGACGGACCTCGCCTTGGCCGATGCCTCCGTGACTGGCCTGGTCGCCTGGTACTCACTGATCCACATTCCTGACGACGAGATCAAATCGGTTCTCGCACATTTCCGTCGAGTGCTTCGGCCGGGTGGGCCCTTGCTGCTCACCTTCCATGTCGGCGATGACTCACAGTTGAAGACCGAGGGCTATGGCGGGCACCCGATGAAGGTCTATGTCCATCGCCGGCAGCCCGACCAGACGATGGAGTGGCTGAACGAAGCCGGCTTCGCCGTCGAGAGGCACCGGACTCTCGCCTCCGCCGAGAGCAAGCTGGGAGGGATCATCCTCGCGCGTCGTCAACCTTGA